A single genomic interval of Candidatus Bipolaricaulota bacterium harbors:
- the smpB gene encoding SsrA-binding protein SmpB, producing MKPVYNKQAHFDYEILEKFEAGLKLTGAEVKAVKAGGINLKGSYVTLKQQPKTEVFLINAHISKYKPAGEQPEYDPTGSRKLLLRKEEINKLTGILRQKGLTFVPLRVYTKHNLVKLEFGVGRGKKRFEKKDSIKKRENDRKIERAMKQY from the coding sequence ATGAAACCCGTCTATAATAAACAAGCGCATTTCGATTATGAAATCCTGGAGAAATTCGAGGCGGGTTTGAAATTGACGGGCGCGGAAGTAAAAGCGGTCAAAGCCGGGGGCATTAACTTAAAAGGTTCCTATGTCACGCTCAAACAACAACCCAAAACCGAGGTTTTTTTAATCAACGCTCACATTTCAAAATATAAACCGGCCGGCGAGCAACCGGAATACGACCCGACAGGGTCTCGCAAACTGCTTTTGCGCAAAGAAGAAATCAATAAATTAACGGGTATTTTACGGCAAAAAGGCTTGACATTCGTCCCTCTTCGGGTGTATACTAAGCACAACCTCGTTAAATTGGAATTCGGCGTCGGCCGAGGCAAGAAACGATTCGAGAAAAAAGACAGCATCAAAAAAAGAGAGAATGATCGAAAAATTGAACGAGCGATGAAGCAATATTAA
- a CDS encoding AI-2E family transporter, translating into MKNHRTINISFVSIVKFFLVVLSLYFLYLIKDVLALIFVALIFASAIDSWVDYLENKKIPRGVSVLLVYLVAIAIVGSAVVLIIPPIAHQVSELADNFPRYYEKVTQAFSFVKEYSDKFGFEQSADNASSISSSLTKAAGSIFSTVASIFGGLFSFLVILVITFYMTVEEDAIKRTLRAVLPSRYQDFVVMLINKIQKKIGAWLKGQLILSLIIGIFSYIGLLILGVKYALILALIAAIGEFIPYIGPIISSIPAIFLAFAQSPLKALLVLILFVIIQQLENHLLVPKIMQKAVGLNPIISVIALLIGAKVGGVIGAVLAIPVATAISILIKELFEERDALDRMKQRATE; encoded by the coding sequence ATGAAAAATCACAGGACGATAAATATCTCCTTTGTTTCGATTGTTAAGTTTTTTTTGGTTGTTTTGAGTTTGTATTTTCTGTATTTGATCAAAGACGTGCTGGCTCTGATTTTCGTGGCTTTGATTTTCGCCTCGGCGATAGATTCTTGGGTTGATTATTTGGAAAACAAAAAAATTCCTCGAGGCGTCAGCGTTTTGTTGGTTTATTTGGTGGCCATCGCCATCGTCGGATCCGCCGTTGTTTTGATCATTCCGCCGATCGCCCATCAGGTAAGCGAGTTGGCGGACAATTTTCCTCGATATTATGAAAAAGTCACGCAAGCTTTTTCTTTTGTCAAAGAATATTCCGACAAATTCGGATTTGAGCAATCCGCTGACAACGCGTCATCAATCAGTTCTTCCCTGACCAAAGCGGCCGGCAGTATTTTTTCAACGGTGGCCAGCATCTTTGGCGGGCTGTTTTCGTTCTTGGTGATTTTGGTGATCACGTTTTACATGACCGTGGAAGAAGACGCCATCAAACGAACTTTGCGAGCCGTTTTGCCATCTCGATACCAAGATTTTGTCGTGATGCTAATCAATAAGATCCAGAAGAAAATTGGCGCTTGGCTTAAAGGCCAGTTGATTTTGAGTTTGATAATCGGAATTTTTTCATACATAGGGTTGTTGATTTTGGGCGTGAAGTACGCATTGATTTTGGCTTTGATAGCGGCCATCGGAGAATTTATTCCCTACATCGGGCCGATCATCAGCTCGATTCCCGCCATTTTTCTGGCGTTCGCTCAATCGCCGCTCAAGGCTTTGCTCGTACTGATTTTGTTCGTAATTATTCAACAGCTGGAAAATCATTTGCTGGTGCCCAAAATAATGCAAAAGGCGGTGGGCTTAAATCCGATCATCAGCGTGATCGCTTTGCTTATCGGCGCGAAAGTGGGAGGGGTGATCGGCGCTGTGCTCGCCATCCCCGTGGCCACGGCCATCAGTATTTTGATTAAGGAATTATTTGAAGAAAGAGACGCCTTGGATAGGATGAAGCAAAGGGCGACTGAATAA
- the infC gene encoding translation initiation factor IF-3, translating into MRRYYKFGRKPQKQRVKYPINEAIKALEVNVIDETGKPLGIMPTAKAISDAAERGFDLIAVSPKAVPPVVKFADYGKLQYQQEKLLKKQKTLQKKADLKGIRLSAKISDHDAELKRNQANKFLEKGHKVKIEVIVRGREHNHLPMIKEMIYKFINNLSVEHIIEQDLAKQGSKLSAVVAPKS; encoded by the coding sequence ATGAGAAGGTACTATAAATTCGGCAGAAAGCCGCAAAAGCAAAGAGTCAAATACCCGATCAACGAGGCCATCAAGGCTCTCGAGGTGAATGTCATTGACGAAACGGGCAAACCGCTCGGCATCATGCCGACCGCAAAGGCCATTTCCGATGCCGCGGAACGGGGATTTGATCTGATCGCGGTGTCGCCCAAAGCCGTTCCGCCGGTGGTCAAATTCGCGGATTACGGCAAACTGCAATACCAACAAGAAAAATTGTTAAAAAAACAAAAGACTCTACAAAAAAAAGCTGACCTCAAGGGCATACGGCTATCGGCCAAAATCAGCGACCATGACGCGGAATTGAAAAGAAATCAGGCCAACAAATTTCTGGAAAAAGGCCACAAAGTGAAAATAGAAGTGATTGTTCGAGGCAGAGAACACAATCATCTGCCAATGATCAAAGAAATGATTTATAAATTTATCAATAATTTATCCGTTGAACACATAATCGAACAAGATTTGGCGAAACAGGGCAGCAAATTATCAGCCGTTGTGGCTCCAAAATCTTAA
- a CDS encoding PDZ domain-containing protein, with translation MKKFFSKFYAQILSVIIVSVIFGFISGVLGELWLDSFLSGGVPDEQKIQTLSQRLDELTAKQDKKLKDILSEKDLSVYSTIESVRPAIVDFYAFRRKSNSYDDILLENDARGVGAIMTADGWILTDKSVLGGSGEEVAVSFDKKVYSIEETVCDSGTTACFIKIDAKDLPVVNLISREYLSSGQTALVISGNNILPTNIERLYFSSAEKKGDLIHSSEIHYQEIKLIETLDKKWLGAPLVNLDGQVFGIVTSENTALAIDNIQMVIKQAVSEKKIVRPVLGVHFIDLSESIGWDKYADVKNGALIFASDLWPAVMAQSPAQKAGLLPGDIIISIEGETITSSDTLTKLVQSYKPGQEIVMKILRGVENIEKTVILE, from the coding sequence ATGAAAAAATTCTTTTCCAAGTTTTACGCGCAAATTTTGTCCGTGATAATCGTGTCCGTGATTTTCGGTTTCATTTCCGGAGTCTTGGGGGAATTATGGCTGGACTCTTTCCTTTCCGGTGGAGTTCCAGATGAACAAAAAATTCAAACTTTGAGTCAGCGTTTGGACGAGTTGACCGCCAAGCAGGATAAAAAATTAAAAGATATTTTGTCCGAAAAAGATTTGTCCGTGTATTCGACCATTGAAAGCGTCAGGCCGGCCATTGTTGATTTTTACGCGTTTCGCAGAAAATCAAATTCGTACGATGATATTTTATTGGAAAACGACGCGCGGGGCGTCGGCGCGATCATGACCGCGGACGGTTGGATATTGACGGACAAAAGCGTTTTGGGCGGAAGCGGCGAGGAAGTGGCGGTTTCTTTCGATAAAAAAGTTTATTCGATCGAAGAGACCGTTTGCGATTCCGGCACGACGGCGTGTTTTATAAAAATTGACGCCAAGGATTTGCCCGTGGTCAATTTGATAAGTCGGGAATATTTATCCAGCGGCCAGACGGCTTTGGTTATTTCCGGAAATAATATTTTGCCGACGAACATAGAACGTTTATATTTTTCTTCCGCCGAGAAAAAGGGCGACTTAATACATTCTTCGGAAATTCATTATCAAGAAATAAAATTGATTGAGACGCTCGATAAGAAATGGCTTGGCGCGCCTTTGGTTAATTTGGACGGCCAGGTTTTTGGCATTGTCACTTCCGAAAACACGGCTCTGGCCATCGATAATATTCAAATGGTGATCAAGCAAGCCGTTTCGGAGAAAAAAATAGTTCGGCCGGTTTTGGGCGTTCATTTCATTGATTTGAGCGAATCAATCGGCTGGGACAAATATGCTGATGTGAAAAACGGCGCCTTAATTTTCGCTTCCGATTTGTGGCCGGCCGTTATGGCGCAAAGTCCGGCTCAGAAAGCGGGTTTATTGCCGGGAGATATAATAATTTCAATCGAGGGTGAAACCATCACTTCGAGCGATACTTTGACGAAATTGGTTCAATCATACAAGCCCGGGCAGGAGATTGTGATGAAAATTTTGCGAGGAGTTGAGAATATTGAAAAAACCGTCATTTTAGAGTAA